Part of the Acidobacteriota bacterium genome, GGCGCCGGCGGCCACCCGCTGCTCCAGATCGTCGCCGGCAACGGCGATGAAGCGCACATCCGCCGCCCGCTCAGCGCCGCCCAGGGGGCTGTAGCGACGCTCCGCCACCAGCCGCAGGAGCTTCGCCTGGGCCGCCAGGGGCAGCTCCTCCACGTGATCCAACAAGAGGGTCCCCCCTTCCGCCCGGCCCACCCGGCCGGGGCTGGAGCGCTCCGCACCGGTGAAAGCGCCGGCCCGGTAGCCGAAGAGCTCGGCGTCGAAGAGCTGGCTCGGCACCACCCCGGGATCGACCTCCACCAGCGCACCGTGGCGCCGGGGAGAGGCCTCGTGGAGCGCCCGCGCAAGGGTCGAGCGACCGCTTCCCGGCGGGCCGAGAATGAGGATGGGAGAGCCGGAGGCGGCGGCCCGGCGCAAGCCGCGCAGCCGCTGTGCCAGAGAGGGAGCGGTGTCGAGAAAGCGATCGAGGGAGATGAGGGACGGCGCGAACGCCCCGGCGGCGGACCCCGCCTCCAGCGGCTCGTTTGC contains:
- a CDS encoding sigma 54-interacting transcriptional regulator produces the protein MPEPADSQREESGSPANEPLEAGSAAGAFAPSLISLDRFLDTAPSLAQRLRGLRRAAASGSPILILGPPGSGRSTLARALHEASPRRHGALVEVDPGVVPSQLFDAELFGYRAGAFTGAERSSPGRVGRAEGGTLLLDHVEELPLAAQAKLLRLVAERRYSPLGGAERAADVRFIAVAGDDLEQRVAAGAFRADLFYRLEVLAYRLPALSQRREDLPLLLEAVLGDLSERFQRSLELADEARRWILEHSWPGNLRQLRNLLERELVLRPEGPLSPQPPAGSAAQRPESLEELERRHIQRTLAYTRGHQGRAAELLGISRKALWEKRRRYGLP